In Oryza sativa Japonica Group chromosome 3, ASM3414082v1, one DNA window encodes the following:
- the LOC136355635 gene encoding uncharacterized protein, with amino-acid sequence MIEEEDSKENRTHSEVEWGASQDDEGDPSVNSDASTTNPVEVGDWLHAIEKKLDLLQCVDQEKVSFASHQLHGPSSDWWDHFRLNRVVVEPITWLEFTVAFKKIHVPSGVVALKKREFRALTLRSCSITEFLHEFNCLARYAPEDVCMDEVRQEKFLEGLNDELSFPLMSSDFSDFQKLVDKAIRQEDKYNRMEEKKHKIAHVKAQQGNNQRPRIAMGP; translated from the exons ATGATTGAGGAAGAAGACTCAAAGGAGAACCGCACTCATTCAGAGGTTGAGTGGGGTGCTTCTCAAGATGATGAAGGAGATCCTTCAGTCAACTCCGATGCCAG CACTACCAATCCAGTTGAGGTtggtgattggttgcatgccataGAAAAGAAGCTGGACTTGCTTCAATGCGTTGACCAGGAGAAGGTCTCCTTTGCTTCACACCAGCTTCATGGCCCTTCCTCTGattggtgggaccatttccgtCTCAATAGGGTTGTTGTTGAGCCAATCACTTGGCTCGAGTTTACTGTTGCTTTCAAGAAGATTCAtgtaccatcgggagtggtggcTCTCAAGAAGAGGGAGTTCAGGGCACTCACTCTGAGATCTTGTTCTATCACCGAGTTTCTGCATGAGTTCAATTGTCTGGCCCGTTATGCTCCTGAGGATGTTTGCATGGACGAGGTGCgtcaagagaagttcttggaaggactgaATGATGAGTTATCTTTCCCACTGATGTCTAGTGATTTttctgatttccagaagttggtGGACAAGGCTATTCGCCAGGAAGACAAGTACAACCGAATGGAAGAGAAGAAACACAAGATTGCTCACGTCAAGGCTCAGCAAGGGAACAACCAGAGGCCGCGCATTGCCATGGGGCCTTAG